In one Nocardioides sp. NBC_00368 genomic region, the following are encoded:
- a CDS encoding ABC transporter permease, with amino-acid sequence MADYADTGPATAPTAPSGLVAGALRMGDYWLTVLARTWKGGVITTFVTPFFYVLALGVLLGGFIDADPATLEGASTYLAFVAPGMVAAHAMTIAFSDLTYPVMGMLKWQRIYYSMIAAPLAPSHIVLAQLGWVVLRSLFACGVFLLVLAPFGVFESAWGVLAAWLVQGLVALGFATPVLLFSLSIKGEESFALIFRLGMIPLTLFSGTFFPIGNLGPVLEGVAMASPLWHGVDLTRMLTLGRLDWGMVAIHVAYLGILAAVCWWLAVRKLAERLVS; translated from the coding sequence ATGGCCGACTACGCCGACACGGGCCCGGCCACCGCGCCGACGGCGCCCTCGGGGCTGGTCGCCGGTGCCCTGCGGATGGGCGACTACTGGCTCACGGTCCTGGCGCGCACCTGGAAGGGCGGGGTGATCACCACCTTCGTGACCCCCTTCTTCTACGTCCTGGCGCTGGGGGTGCTGCTGGGCGGGTTCATCGACGCCGACCCGGCCACGCTCGAGGGTGCCTCGACCTACCTGGCGTTCGTGGCGCCCGGCATGGTCGCCGCCCACGCGATGACCATCGCCTTCTCCGACCTCACCTATCCCGTCATGGGCATGCTCAAGTGGCAGCGGATCTACTACTCGATGATCGCCGCCCCGCTCGCTCCGTCCCACATCGTCTTGGCCCAGCTCGGCTGGGTGGTGCTGCGCTCGCTGTTCGCCTGCGGGGTGTTCCTGCTGGTTCTGGCTCCTTTCGGGGTCTTCGAGTCGGCTTGGGGAGTGCTGGCCGCGTGGCTGGTGCAGGGGCTGGTGGCGCTGGGCTTCGCCACGCCGGTGCTGCTGTTCTCGCTCTCGATCAAGGGCGAGGAGTCCTTCGCGCTGATCTTCCGGCTGGGGATGATCCCGCTGACCCTGTTCAGCGGCACCTTCTTCCCGATCGGCAACCTCGGCCCGGTGCTGGAAGGGGTCGCGATGGCCTCGCCCCTGTGGCACGGCGTCGACCTGACCCGGATGCTCACCCTCGGCCGGCTCGACTGGGGGATGGTCGCGATCCACGTCGCCTACCTCGGCATCCTGGCCGCCGTGTGCTGGTGGCTGGCCGTCCGCAAGCTCGCCGAAAGGCTGGTCTCCTGA
- a CDS encoding ABC transporter permease: MAILNAAVSTAVARPLRGGEAARLLLWRNILVYRRAWLVFVTGFLEPVFYLFSIGIGVGAIVTGFTYAGEPIEYRDFVAPGMIAASAMNGALLDATFNFFFKLKYNKLYDQMLATPLRTVDIAVGEILWNQLRSGIYVAAFLVIMLAMDLVHSWWAILVVPAALLIGSAFGAVGMALTTYMTSWQDFEKITLAMMPMFLFSATFFPVTAYPDWLRWVVEVTPLYRGVVLCRELTLGVPSWGSLVSVVYLLAFGAIGLAVVRRRLDSLLLT, from the coding sequence ATGGCGATCCTCAACGCCGCGGTGAGCACCGCCGTCGCCCGTCCGCTGCGCGGCGGCGAGGCCGCCCGGCTGCTGCTGTGGCGCAACATCCTCGTCTACCGGCGGGCGTGGCTCGTGTTCGTCACCGGCTTCCTGGAGCCGGTCTTCTACCTCTTCTCGATCGGCATCGGCGTCGGCGCGATCGTCACCGGGTTCACCTACGCCGGCGAGCCGATCGAGTATCGCGACTTCGTCGCACCCGGGATGATCGCGGCCTCGGCGATGAACGGGGCGCTGCTGGACGCGACGTTCAACTTCTTCTTCAAGCTGAAATACAACAAGCTCTACGACCAGATGCTGGCCACGCCGCTGCGCACGGTCGACATCGCCGTCGGCGAGATCCTCTGGAACCAGCTGCGCAGCGGGATCTACGTCGCGGCTTTCCTGGTGATCATGCTCGCGATGGACCTGGTGCACTCCTGGTGGGCGATCCTGGTCGTGCCCGCAGCGCTGCTGATCGGCTCGGCCTTCGGGGCCGTGGGCATGGCCCTGACCACCTACATGACCTCCTGGCAGGACTTCGAGAAGATCACCCTCGCGATGATGCCGATGTTCCTGTTCAGCGCCACCTTCTTCCCGGTCACCGCCTACCCGGACTGGCTCCGCTGGGTCGTGGAGGTCACGCCCCTCTACCGCGGCGTCGTGCTCTGCCGCGAGCTGACCCTCGGGGTGCCGTCGTGGGGGTCGCTGGTCTCGGTCGTCTACCTGCTGGCCTTCGGCGCGATCGGGCTCGCGGTCGTCCGGCGGCGGCTCGACTCCCTACTCCTCACCTGA